The following proteins are encoded in a genomic region of Desulfosporosinus youngiae DSM 17734:
- a CDS encoding S-layer homology domain-containing protein has product MKNNWRSLLAGIVVAFLLVPATSAPLALAGEINTLPAAGALAIPTISLEKAIQIVKTNFDVPKDYTDFSSSYNTYDGRQAWALRWNGTSERPGEFAAEVNALNGDIVSMNYWKNEDQSANPSVPAISKADAQEISDKLLSRLLGKRTEELRLIPSEQEIIPLNYGPFNYSLQYQRLTNGVPFLGNGVNVQVSSKDGQVTSYRLNWNDAQAPGAEGVISAEQARQAFSEAPFFKLEYWVPSSFRPLLTGQKQEAKLVYQLRGENNGGAIDAFTGKPLQLNPGEWLENDSYGGGGMGAAKEARSGAANDALHVLTPEELKEVERTAKLLKQDEAIAAVKGWIEIPANLTLRSANLGQDWRSPDKRIWSFDWGSVSNDRESGKPQYLSARVSAATGELLGFVVSTQPNDKTEVKLDRAAAQNLAEEFLKKVQPERFSQVVLDPESDLMAKMNPEPWNNQAFSYRRVVNGINFPENGMIVNVDPVSGKVTNYELNWFDYDFPGVSGIISKDKAVESFLKARPLTLSYVRIYSNGIPGDLRLVYLPIAADRSVPVSNTVDAKSGEMLDYQGQPIEKGPKPFKFTDLGEVKGAAEIAALGQAGLFGDYGNSFKPLEKMSVDSLLRAMYLSRFGIWGNTGLTEKEVISKAKDLGWLKEDLKPGDPVNRELLTKVLLRYIQLNKIAELKDIYQVSFQDSDQISPEALGYVAIASSTGIVKVEGQTLAPRETVNRAEAAVALFRALGWRN; this is encoded by the coding sequence ATGAAAAATAATTGGCGTTCTCTCCTGGCAGGGATTGTTGTTGCTTTTTTACTGGTTCCGGCGACGTCTGCTCCCTTAGCTCTGGCAGGAGAAATTAATACCCTGCCGGCGGCCGGGGCTTTGGCAATCCCAACAATAAGCCTGGAAAAAGCGATTCAGATCGTTAAGACCAACTTCGACGTTCCCAAAGACTATACGGATTTCAGCTCTTCATACAATACTTATGATGGTCGTCAGGCATGGGCTTTGCGTTGGAATGGTACATCAGAACGACCGGGAGAGTTCGCAGCAGAGGTTAATGCCCTTAACGGGGATATTGTGAGCATGAATTATTGGAAAAATGAAGATCAGTCAGCCAATCCATCAGTTCCAGCCATTAGTAAGGCGGATGCCCAAGAGATCAGCGATAAATTGCTGAGCCGTCTATTAGGTAAACGGACTGAAGAATTGCGTTTAATTCCCAGTGAACAAGAGATTATTCCGTTAAACTACGGCCCTTTCAACTATTCTCTTCAATATCAACGGCTCACAAATGGAGTGCCTTTTCTCGGCAATGGAGTTAATGTGCAAGTTTCAAGTAAGGACGGTCAAGTTACTTCCTACCGGCTGAACTGGAATGATGCGCAAGCGCCGGGAGCAGAGGGCGTGATTAGTGCCGAACAAGCGCGGCAGGCCTTCAGCGAGGCACCATTTTTCAAACTTGAGTACTGGGTTCCGTCATCCTTCAGACCTCTGCTGACAGGGCAAAAGCAGGAAGCTAAGCTGGTATATCAATTAAGAGGGGAAAATAATGGCGGAGCAATTGATGCTTTCACGGGCAAACCGCTTCAGTTAAATCCGGGAGAATGGCTGGAGAATGATTCCTACGGTGGCGGGGGTATGGGTGCTGCCAAGGAGGCTAGGTCTGGAGCGGCTAATGATGCGCTCCATGTTCTAACACCCGAGGAACTAAAAGAAGTGGAACGTACAGCTAAGCTCCTTAAGCAGGATGAAGCAATTGCCGCGGTGAAGGGCTGGATTGAGATTCCAGCTAATTTGACATTACGCAGCGCAAATCTGGGTCAGGACTGGCGCAGTCCCGATAAGCGTATTTGGAGTTTTGATTGGGGCAGTGTATCCAACGATAGAGAATCAGGTAAACCTCAATACCTCAGTGCCAGGGTTAGTGCCGCAACCGGTGAACTGCTTGGGTTTGTTGTCTCCACACAGCCAAACGATAAGACAGAGGTCAAGCTGGACCGGGCAGCCGCCCAAAATCTGGCCGAGGAATTTTTGAAAAAAGTTCAGCCGGAGAGATTTAGTCAAGTGGTGTTAGACCCCGAGTCGGATTTAATGGCTAAGATGAACCCTGAACCCTGGAATAATCAAGCCTTCTCCTATCGAAGGGTCGTTAATGGGATTAATTTCCCCGAAAATGGGATGATTGTCAATGTCGATCCTGTGAGCGGCAAAGTGACGAATTATGAACTTAATTGGTTTGACTATGATTTTCCCGGCGTATCCGGGATTATCAGCAAGGATAAAGCTGTGGAGTCATTTCTTAAGGCGCGTCCTTTAACCCTCAGCTATGTTCGTATCTATTCCAACGGCATTCCCGGGGATTTGCGCTTAGTATATCTTCCAATTGCTGCAGACCGCAGTGTTCCGGTATCCAACACCGTGGATGCCAAAAGCGGAGAAATGCTGGATTACCAGGGCCAGCCAATAGAAAAGGGACCAAAACCATTTAAGTTTACGGATCTGGGTGAGGTTAAGGGTGCCGCAGAGATTGCGGCCCTTGGTCAAGCGGGATTGTTCGGTGATTATGGGAATAGCTTTAAACCTCTTGAGAAGATGAGTGTTGACTCATTATTACGCGCTATGTATCTCAGCCGCTTTGGAATATGGGGAAATACCGGCCTTACAGAGAAAGAGGTTATTAGTAAAGCGAAAGATCTCGGCTGGCTGAAGGAAGATCTTAAGCCTGGAGATCCTGTGAATCGTGAACTCCTGACCAAAGTCTTACTGCGCTATATTCAGCTTAACAAGATAGCAGAACTTAAGGATATCTATCAAGTTAGTTTCCAGGATTCCGATCAGATCAGCCCGGAAGCTCTCGGCTATGTTGCTATCGCCAGCAGTACCGGGATTGTCAAGGTCGAGGGGCAAACTTTGGCCCCGCGTGAAACAGTAAACCGTGCTGAAGCTGCTGTTGCCCTGTTCAGGGCTTTGGGTTGGCGCAATTAA
- a CDS encoding phosphoribosylformylglycinamidine synthase, with amino-acid sequence MESQAVKRIYVEKKPGYDIEAQGLYTDLIENLGILGLQGLRVINRYDISGITDEEYAKSRPIIFAEPPLDLVYDEELDIPAQDRVFAMEYLPGQYDQRADSAAQCVQILTQKERPAIASAKLIVLKGEISEDDFQRIKEYCINPVESREAALEKPESLEFEAVIPPDVEILDRFMEKSPAELREFFKETGLAMSYEDLAFCQTYFRDTEKRNPTITEIRVIDTYWSDHCRHTTFNTKIEEVSFSEGEFSFPINTAYQEYLTSRDYVYGENSAHRDVCLMDIAVLGMKELKKQGKLPDLDLSDEINACSIVVNADINGQTEEWLVMFKNETHNHPTEIEPFGGAATCLGGAIRDPLSGRTYVYQAMRVTGSGDPRARLEDTLPGKLPQRKITTGAAAGYSSYGNQIGLATGQVTEVYDEGFVAKRMEIGAVIAAAPRENVVREAPQAGDVVVLVGGRTGRDGCGGATGSSKEHTTESLLTCGAEVQKGNPPTERKIQRLFRNPKVSTLIKRCNDFGAGGVSVAIGELTDGLEINLDAVPKKYEGLDGTELAISESQERMAVVIRAEDFETFADYAHQENLEATLVAKVSSNPRLIMHWRRQAIVDLSREFLDTNGVKQKTRVRVSQPEAKQNYFSKLPELVAEKITSYNSENNPENRGSLLKEAWLANLSDLNVCSQKGLVERFDSTIGMSSVLMPLGGKYQATPAEGMAAKLPVLSGETNTATMMTYGYNPQLAKWSPFHGALYAVIDAVTKTVALGGDYSQVRLTLQEYFERLGTDPEKWGKPFSALLGAFYAQKNLGIPAIGGKDSMSGTFMDLNVPPTLVAFAVNVIKADKVVSQEFKKPGSQVVLVKAERDVHEVPDFEQLSKNYLKVNQLIDSGYVLASHTVRIGGLAAALSKMAFGNRIGVALENSLDLQSLFRADYGSILLEIEESVDLAEVFGGAAYQFLGVTQENPVITVNGATIELETALAAWEKPLEKIFPTQTEKVAQPQTVSFRLRNTLTPSIKVAKPRVFIPVFPGTNCEYDSAAAFEKAGGIVETLVIRNLSAADVEQSIQEMVKKINQAQIVMLPGGFSAGDEPDGSGKFIATMFRNPRISEAIAGLMNQRDGLMLGICNGFQALIKLGLVPYGEIIDLMEDSPTLTYNKIGRHVSSMVQTKVVSVLSPWFSGVNLGDIHSVPISHGEGRFVADPDMIQTLIHNGQVATQYVDLNGNPSNDVLYTPNGSFEAIEGITSPDGRILGKMAHSERTGPEIAKNIPGNKYQPIFAGGVNYFRG; translated from the coding sequence ATGGAGTCACAAGCTGTAAAACGTATTTACGTAGAAAAAAAACCGGGCTATGATATTGAAGCTCAGGGCCTCTATACCGATCTGATCGAAAATTTAGGTATCCTGGGGTTACAAGGATTGAGAGTCATTAACCGCTATGATATTTCCGGAATTACAGATGAGGAGTATGCCAAGTCCCGCCCGATTATCTTTGCTGAGCCTCCCTTAGATTTAGTGTATGATGAAGAACTGGATATCCCCGCACAGGACCGGGTTTTTGCTATGGAATATCTGCCCGGTCAATATGACCAGCGGGCAGATTCGGCAGCTCAGTGTGTACAGATCCTGACCCAAAAAGAGCGTCCGGCGATTGCTTCAGCTAAGCTGATCGTCTTAAAAGGGGAAATTTCTGAAGACGATTTCCAAAGGATTAAAGAATACTGTATTAACCCTGTAGAATCAAGGGAAGCTGCTTTAGAAAAGCCTGAAAGCTTAGAGTTTGAAGCCGTTATTCCTCCGGATGTCGAAATTCTTGACCGCTTTATGGAAAAATCGCCGGCAGAACTGAGAGAGTTTTTTAAGGAAACAGGCTTAGCAATGAGCTATGAGGATTTAGCATTTTGTCAAACCTATTTCCGGGACACGGAGAAACGGAATCCTACGATTACTGAGATTCGAGTGATCGATACTTACTGGTCAGATCACTGCCGGCATACGACCTTTAATACTAAGATCGAGGAAGTTTCTTTTTCCGAAGGGGAATTCTCCTTTCCCATAAATACGGCTTATCAGGAGTATCTCACTTCAAGGGATTATGTTTATGGCGAAAATTCTGCTCATCGGGATGTCTGTCTCATGGACATTGCTGTCCTGGGGATGAAAGAACTGAAAAAGCAAGGGAAATTACCGGACCTTGATCTGTCGGATGAGATCAATGCCTGCAGTATCGTGGTAAATGCCGATATCAACGGTCAAACAGAAGAGTGGCTGGTGATGTTTAAGAACGAGACCCATAACCATCCTACAGAAATTGAACCTTTCGGGGGAGCTGCCACTTGTCTGGGGGGAGCGATTCGGGATCCTTTGTCCGGACGTACCTACGTCTACCAAGCTATGCGTGTAACGGGAAGCGGAGATCCGAGGGCAAGACTGGAAGATACCCTGCCCGGAAAACTGCCTCAGAGAAAGATTACAACAGGCGCAGCTGCCGGTTATAGCTCCTACGGAAACCAAATCGGACTTGCCACCGGGCAGGTGACCGAAGTATATGATGAAGGTTTTGTTGCCAAACGCATGGAAATAGGGGCTGTGATTGCAGCCGCTCCCCGGGAAAATGTCGTGCGTGAAGCTCCTCAAGCCGGAGATGTTGTGGTGCTTGTCGGAGGGAGAACAGGCCGGGACGGATGTGGCGGAGCCACAGGTTCTTCTAAAGAGCACACCACTGAATCCTTGCTGACCTGCGGCGCCGAAGTGCAAAAAGGAAATCCTCCCACGGAGCGAAAAATTCAACGGCTTTTCCGTAATCCAAAGGTAAGCACCCTTATTAAACGCTGCAACGATTTCGGAGCAGGCGGAGTATCCGTAGCTATCGGAGAATTAACGGATGGCTTAGAAATCAACTTGGATGCCGTTCCCAAAAAATATGAAGGGCTTGATGGGACGGAGCTGGCGATCTCCGAATCACAAGAGCGTATGGCAGTCGTGATTCGTGCCGAGGATTTTGAAACCTTTGCTGACTATGCTCATCAGGAAAACCTGGAAGCAACCTTAGTGGCTAAGGTTAGTTCCAATCCCAGACTAATAATGCATTGGCGGAGGCAGGCAATTGTTGATCTCAGCCGGGAGTTTCTGGATACCAATGGAGTCAAGCAGAAGACCAGGGTTCGGGTTAGTCAGCCTGAAGCTAAGCAAAACTATTTCAGTAAGCTTCCTGAACTCGTTGCGGAAAAAATCACTTCCTATAATTCGGAGAATAATCCGGAAAACCGGGGTTCCTTACTGAAAGAAGCTTGGCTGGCTAATCTATCCGACTTGAATGTTTGCAGCCAAAAGGGTTTAGTGGAAAGATTTGATAGTACGATCGGCATGTCGTCCGTCTTGATGCCCTTAGGCGGCAAATACCAGGCTACTCCGGCTGAAGGCATGGCCGCTAAGCTTCCCGTATTATCAGGGGAAACCAATACGGCAACGATGATGACTTACGGCTATAATCCTCAATTGGCGAAGTGGAGCCCCTTTCACGGCGCCTTATATGCTGTTATTGATGCGGTAACTAAAACCGTAGCCCTAGGCGGGGATTACAGCCAGGTTCGGCTTACCCTTCAGGAGTATTTCGAGCGCTTAGGAACCGATCCGGAAAAATGGGGCAAACCCTTCAGTGCTTTGCTGGGTGCCTTTTATGCTCAGAAAAACCTGGGGATTCCGGCGATCGGCGGTAAAGACAGTATGTCGGGAACGTTTATGGATTTGAACGTCCCGCCCACTTTAGTTGCTTTTGCAGTGAATGTGATCAAAGCGGATAAGGTTGTTTCCCAAGAGTTTAAGAAGCCCGGCAGTCAGGTTGTACTGGTGAAAGCTGAGCGGGATGTACATGAAGTCCCTGATTTTGAACAACTCAGTAAAAACTATTTAAAGGTCAACCAGTTGATTGATTCAGGATATGTCCTGGCATCTCATACTGTCAGGATCGGCGGACTGGCGGCGGCACTCAGCAAAATGGCATTTGGCAATAGGATTGGGGTTGCCTTAGAAAATTCCCTTGATCTTCAGAGCTTATTTAGGGCGGATTATGGTTCAATCCTTTTAGAGATAGAGGAATCAGTGGATCTGGCGGAAGTCTTTGGCGGGGCAGCTTATCAGTTCCTTGGGGTGACTCAGGAAAACCCGGTGATCACGGTTAATGGAGCAACTATCGAGCTGGAGACTGCTTTAGCTGCTTGGGAAAAGCCTCTGGAAAAAATCTTCCCGACTCAAACGGAAAAAGTTGCTCAACCGCAGACCGTGAGCTTCAGACTGCGAAATACTCTAACTCCATCGATTAAAGTAGCTAAGCCAAGGGTCTTTATTCCGGTTTTCCCGGGTACGAATTGTGAATACGATTCAGCTGCGGCTTTTGAGAAAGCCGGAGGGATCGTGGAAACCTTGGTTATTCGAAATCTGAGTGCGGCGGATGTGGAGCAGTCAATCCAGGAAATGGTTAAAAAGATTAATCAAGCCCAAATTGTCATGCTTCCAGGGGGTTTTAGTGCCGGAGACGAACCGGATGGTTCAGGTAAGTTCATCGCTACTATGTTCAGAAATCCCCGGATAAGTGAAGCAATAGCCGGACTTATGAATCAAAGAGATGGTTTAATGCTCGGAATTTGCAATGGATTTCAAGCATTAATCAAATTGGGTCTTGTACCCTATGGCGAAATCATTGATCTGATGGAAGATTCCCCAACCCTTACCTATAATAAAATTGGACGTCACGTTTCGAGTATGGTCCAAACGAAAGTGGTCTCCGTCTTATCCCCCTGGTTTAGCGGGGTAAATTTAGGAGACATTCATTCAGTGCCTATCTCCCATGGAGAAGGCCGGTTTGTCGCGGATCCGGATATGATTCAAACCTTAATCCATAATGGCCAGGTTGCTACTCAATATGTGGATCTTAATGGGAACCCGAGCAACGATGTTCTCTATACTCCCAATGGTTCCTTTGAAGCGATTGAAGGAATTACCAGTCCGGATGGACGTATTCTGGGTAAAATGGCCCATTCCGAAAGAACGGGTCCGGAAATAGCCAAAAATATTCCGGGCAATAAATATCAGCCGATTTTTGCCGGCGGGGTTAATTATTTCAGAGGATAA
- a CDS encoding signal peptidase I has translation MTQRKYTTQEQIEAMREEILREKQKMMGIATDKSLSGRLSRRRRILGITGQVLLSAMIVLLVWSIISIQLTRGRGDIPNILGFQLFAIESGSMEPTLKIGAVIVSRIPKEAEPLDVNDIITFRTLSGAVVTHRIIEVVREGDDTTAYRTKGDNPKNSADQELLTRDRVIGVFVARIPLT, from the coding sequence ATGACACAGAGAAAGTATACGACCCAGGAGCAAATTGAAGCAATGCGGGAAGAAATCTTGCGTGAAAAACAGAAAATGATGGGCATAGCTACTGATAAAAGTTTATCCGGCCGCTTGTCCCGGAGAAGGAGAATATTGGGAATAACCGGTCAAGTTCTATTGTCTGCTATGATTGTACTGCTTGTGTGGTCTATTATCTCGATCCAGCTAACAAGGGGCAGGGGAGATATTCCCAACATCTTAGGGTTTCAGCTTTTTGCCATAGAATCCGGCAGTATGGAGCCTACCTTAAAAATTGGAGCCGTGATTGTCAGCAGGATACCAAAAGAAGCAGAACCTCTTGATGTAAATGACATCATAACCTTCAGAACCTTATCGGGTGCTGTCGTCACGCATCGAATTATCGAAGTGGTGAGGGAGGGCGACGATACTACAGCATACCGTACCAAGGGAGACAATCCCAAAAATTCAGCAGATCAGGAACTGCTGACCAGGGACAGAGTAATTGGAGTATTTGTTGCCAGAATACCTTTAACCTGA
- the dinB gene encoding DNA polymerase IV — MDVWANYRKIIHLDMDAFYASVEQRDDPSLLGKPVVVGGSLNSRGVVSTASYEARKYGIRSAMPIAEAARRCPSAIFLPVNSRKYQEVSRQIQAVFLTYTPMVEPLSLDEAFLDVTGSTSLFGSAQTIALTIKQRIRQELNLTASVGLACNKFLAKLASDLKKPDGFVVVQPHRIQEFLDPLPVERLWGVGEKTAERLHIHKVKTIRDLRRLDLKFLTELFGALGTQLFQLAQGIDDRPVESDRAVKSIGRETTFATDILDYEVLETTLLKLALDVGRRTRKESLKGKTVTLKVRYADFRTLTRSHTLARATDLDDVIYREACSLLRELAIKQPLRLIGVTLSNLTDQEQHQLSLFEEPELEREKLTKVFDLVKEKYGEKSITRARLL; from the coding sequence ATGGATGTTTGGGCGAACTATCGTAAGATAATACATTTGGATATGGATGCTTTCTATGCCTCTGTTGAGCAGCGCGACGATCCTTCTTTGCTGGGTAAACCTGTTGTGGTAGGAGGCAGCCTTAATAGCAGAGGTGTCGTTTCGACGGCCTCTTATGAAGCGCGCAAATATGGAATACGCTCGGCAATGCCTATTGCAGAAGCCGCTAGACGCTGTCCTTCTGCCATTTTTTTGCCGGTTAATTCACGAAAATATCAAGAGGTATCTCGTCAAATTCAGGCTGTTTTTTTGACCTATACTCCTATGGTCGAGCCACTGTCTTTGGATGAGGCCTTTCTGGATGTTACAGGTTCGACGAGCTTATTTGGTTCTGCACAGACTATTGCTCTAACTATAAAACAGCGCATCCGACAGGAATTGAACTTAACGGCATCCGTGGGCTTAGCCTGCAACAAGTTTTTAGCAAAGCTCGCTTCAGATCTGAAAAAGCCGGATGGCTTCGTGGTTGTGCAGCCTCATAGAATTCAGGAGTTTCTTGATCCATTGCCTGTGGAAAGACTCTGGGGAGTTGGAGAAAAAACTGCCGAGCGCCTGCATATTCATAAGGTTAAAACCATCAGGGACTTGCGCAGACTGGATTTGAAGTTTTTAACTGAGCTCTTTGGAGCTCTAGGCACCCAACTGTTTCAGTTGGCACAGGGAATTGACGACCGACCTGTGGAAAGCGACCGGGCCGTTAAATCCATTGGCCGTGAGACTACCTTTGCAACGGATATTCTGGATTATGAGGTATTGGAGACGACCTTATTGAAGCTGGCCCTGGATGTGGGGCGGAGAACGCGCAAAGAGTCGCTGAAAGGCAAAACCGTGACCTTAAAAGTCAGGTATGCTGATTTCCGAACGTTAACCCGTTCCCATACACTGGCCCGGGCCACGGATCTTGATGATGTGATTTATCGGGAAGCTTGCAGCTTGCTGCGGGAGTTAGCCATTAAGCAGCCGCTAAGATTAATTGGTGTTACCTTGTCCAATCTGACGGATCAGGAACAACATCAATTATCCTTATTTGAAGAGCCTGAGCTCGAACGGGAGAAGCTGACTAAGGTTTTTGATTTAGTGAAAGAGAAGTACGGCGAGAAAAGTATTACCAGGGCCAGACTTTTGTAA
- a CDS encoding S26 family signal peptidase, translated as MIYRNSYFRKELRQAYTENKISTKRKMASALFLGLFSFALYFVFQTLQESVLSDVIPEIMQPSFFSTIYIYIHIAVIFNISYFIIYYDYLFFTEIRKNAWYLLIQMGYSPVIMFFLKLLALIYSVLLTYTVGFGTIIILTFLLKYNFIAAYLPALYIAGMADLLLITILSMTFSLYAKTVINGRYWTFFTAILGFVLKILMGQYEIISNRVAMQNLDTLFNLGISLYWPAALGIMFACCLIGLFRSKSLAMYYNLSLNSTVIPEKTDLIEIGSGTGRDHLLGSKAKKGWGSTIVDTLTTIALIVFICAALVFNLFIILINASTPGQEVTIRGVIPFVFRSNTMEPEIMINDLTYFQKVDHQYPVEEGDIILFEENNVLYVERVIAESDKQLTVDIDNYPPMSQTGAMQKIVTRDNVHGVYTGRSRWLGALILFANTIVGRLLFLLVPAVLLFYQAQIYKYFKKSNNQA; from the coding sequence ATGATTTATAGAAATAGCTATTTTAGAAAAGAACTGCGCCAAGCTTATACGGAAAACAAAATCAGCACTAAGCGAAAAATGGCTTCGGCTCTTTTTCTCGGCCTATTTTCCTTTGCCCTTTACTTTGTGTTTCAGACTCTGCAGGAAAGTGTGCTTTCTGATGTTATTCCCGAAATTATGCAGCCAAGTTTCTTTTCCACCATATACATTTATATTCATATTGCCGTTATTTTTAACATCAGTTATTTTATAATCTATTACGACTATTTATTTTTCACAGAAATAAGAAAAAATGCTTGGTACCTTTTGATCCAAATGGGTTATAGTCCGGTGATCATGTTTTTTTTAAAGTTGTTGGCCCTTATCTATTCTGTTTTGCTGACATACACAGTTGGCTTTGGGACCATAATAATCCTCACCTTTCTTTTAAAGTATAACTTTATTGCAGCCTATCTTCCTGCTCTTTATATTGCAGGAATGGCAGACCTGCTCTTGATCACGATCCTTTCTATGACCTTTTCCCTCTACGCCAAGACAGTCATCAATGGCCGGTATTGGACTTTCTTTACGGCAATCTTGGGGTTTGTCCTAAAAATTCTGATGGGTCAGTACGAGATCATTTCTAATCGTGTCGCCATGCAGAACCTTGACACACTATTCAATTTGGGGATTTCACTGTATTGGCCGGCTGCGCTAGGGATCATGTTTGCCTGCTGTCTGATAGGTCTGTTTCGGAGCAAAAGTCTGGCCATGTATTATAATCTGTCCCTCAACAGTACCGTCATCCCGGAGAAAACAGATCTTATAGAAATCGGATCAGGGACGGGCAGGGACCATTTGCTTGGCAGCAAGGCCAAGAAGGGATGGGGCAGTACCATTGTTGATACACTTACCACCATAGCCTTGATTGTATTTATTTGTGCCGCTCTGGTGTTCAATCTCTTCATTATTCTGATCAATGCTTCGACTCCCGGTCAAGAGGTTACAATACGCGGAGTGATCCCTTTTGTATTTAGGTCCAATACCATGGAACCGGAAATTATGATTAACGATCTGACTTATTTTCAAAAGGTGGACCATCAGTACCCGGTTGAGGAAGGAGATATCATTTTATTTGAGGAGAATAATGTACTTTATGTAGAACGAGTTATCGCTGAGTCAGATAAACAATTGACCGTTGATATTGACAATTACCCTCCTATGTCGCAGACTGGAGCTATGCAGAAAATAGTGACACGGGACAATGTACACGGCGTGTATACCGGCAGAAGCCGCTGGCTCGGAGCGTTGATTCTTTTTGCCAATACCATAGTGGGCAGGCTGCTGTTTTTGCTTGTTCCGGCCGTTCTGCTCTTTTATCAGGCCCAGATTTATAAGTATTTTAAAAAAAGCAATAACCAAGCTTAA
- a CDS encoding cellulose binding domain-containing protein has protein sequence MKRVLLLLTLILVMVSSITAGTLAMYTVSIDNLAEGSVVAKEFIFVGEGADNFQQGLKIAPAETVQWQFKVKNYQNHIVSETDMYYKLTFNVDALSGKSAIEPLTVTVKDSKGHVLNRVTGVGTFDVLGSFPLAANGQEEDYTVEIYWPSDGTTDIDYAGGNYGTMINVDAVASQIPFSTQPENPSPSSQVSVRYETTTPWQNGQSGNYQYEYKITITNNSSEAINNWRIGFFLHTDQLISSWSNAKLVSNSSDGYYEFLNPGYNNQATDNILPGQSVSFRGPARGMGTAAIQNVTVGGSNISNIVDLDLKCEFGKASLN, from the coding sequence ATGAAAAGAGTATTATTGCTATTAACATTGATTTTGGTTATGGTAAGTTCGATTACGGCAGGTACGTTAGCAATGTATACTGTTTCCATTGATAATTTGGCTGAAGGCAGTGTTGTTGCCAAAGAGTTTATCTTTGTCGGGGAAGGTGCGGATAATTTTCAGCAGGGACTTAAGATAGCGCCGGCAGAGACTGTGCAGTGGCAGTTTAAAGTTAAAAATTATCAGAATCACATTGTCTCAGAAACAGATATGTATTATAAACTTACCTTTAATGTAGACGCTTTGTCAGGTAAAAGTGCCATAGAGCCATTAACAGTCACGGTTAAGGACTCGAAAGGCCATGTGCTCAATCGTGTGACCGGAGTAGGGACCTTTGATGTGTTGGGATCATTTCCTCTGGCGGCCAATGGACAGGAAGAGGATTACACGGTCGAGATCTACTGGCCAAGTGACGGAACCACCGATATTGATTATGCCGGCGGCAATTATGGAACTATGATTAATGTGGATGCTGTTGCTTCTCAGATTCCTTTCAGTACCCAGCCTGAGAACCCTTCCCCAAGCAGCCAGGTCAGTGTGCGTTATGAGACAACAACTCCCTGGCAGAATGGACAAAGCGGTAATTATCAATATGAATATAAGATTACGATTACTAATAATTCTTCAGAAGCTATCAATAACTGGAGAATCGGGTTCTTCCTTCATACCGACCAGTTGATTAGCTCATGGAGCAATGCCAAGCTGGTATCCAATTCTTCCGACGGATACTACGAATTCCTTAATCCTGGTTACAACAATCAGGCAACGGATAATATATTGCCCGGACAAAGCGTATCATTCCGTGGTCCTGCACGGGGGATGGGCACTGCGGCAATCCAAAATGTGACTGTCGGCGGCAGTAATATCAGCAATATCGTCGATTTGGACTTGAAATGTGAATTTGGCAAAGCATCTCTGAATTAA